The window TTAATATTAAAAAGATCAAAAAGGATGATTTGCGGCGTTCACTTGCCATGGTCCTGCAGGATACCCATTTGTTTACGGGTACGGTCAGAGACAATATCCGTTACGGAAAACTCGACGCCACTGATGAGGAGGTCATCGCGGCGGCAAAACTTGCGAATGCGGATTATTTTATCCGCCATCTGCCGCAGGGGTATGAAACGTTGCTGACCGGCGACGGAGCGAATCTAAGTCAGGGTCAGCGGCAGCTGCTGGCAATCGCCAGAGCCGCCGTCGCCAATCCGCCGGTACTGATCCTGGATGAGGCAACCAGTTCAATTGATACCCGTACGGAAGCACTGATTGAAAAAGGGATGGATAAGCTCATGTACGGACGCACAGTGTTTGTCATTGCGCACAGGCTGTCCACCGTAAGAAACTCCAATGCTATTATGGTTTTGGAAAACGGGGAGATTATTGAGCGGGGCAGCCATGCCGATTTGATTCAGGATCGGGGGAAATATTATCAGCTGTACACCGGCAAATTTGAATTATCGTAATAAGCAAAGAGGACGTTTCCATGGAAACGTCCTCTTTGCTTATGTAAGTTGGTATTCAGAACAGCTGCTTTGCCAAAGCGCAGAAAAAAGGCATTGTTGCTACGGAAAGAAGGGTGGTCAGCGCTACGGATTTCGCAGCGAGCTTTGCGTCGCCGCCGAATTGAACCGCAAACATTGCCGTGATTGCCGCCGTAGGAGCGGAACAAAGGAGCAGTGTGGCGGAAGCAATTGTTTTTTCGATATGAAAGGGAAGCATCACTGCAAGTGTCAAACAGGGGATTAAGATCAGCCGTATGACTGAAAGCTTATAAAGGTCCCGGTCAATGAACAGCTCCCTGAGTTTGATCCCGGAAATATAATTGCCCACGACAATCATGGCAAGAGGGGTGTTCATAGAAGCAAAATAGTCAATGGGAAATGCAACAATATCCGGCAATTTAAAGGAAAAAGCAAAAAGGGGAAAAGCAATTAATAGCCCCATAATTCCCGGATTGCATATGATTTTCTTATATTCAAAAGTTTTCTTGTTACTGATGCTCATTATTCCGTGGGTCCAGATAAAAAAATTAAACACCACATTGTACATCGCGGCATAGGCGACTCCCGTACTGCCGAAAACGGCTTCCACAAGAGGAATTCCCATGAATCCGCTGTTTGAATAACCGGCGGCAAAACGAAGGATTTTCTTTTGATGATCGGGATTTTTGCGAAAAAACAGCATACTGACAAGAACGGAAAGCCCGATGGCGATCATCGACCAGAAACTGGCTGACATCAAATTGTGAATGCCAATCTTTCCAATCATACTCTGCAGAGAGGATACAATCAGGCAAGGGGTCACGACATTTAGCAAAATGGCGTTAATTTGCCGTGAGCCGCGCTTTGTTATCATACCTGTTTTACCGCAGAAATAACCAACGGAAATCATAATAAAAAGGATAATCGCCTTTTGGAAGATTGTAAAAAACGACGACAGCATCAGGTATTCTCCCCGATCATTATGAATTTTATTTGAGCGCAGACCGTGGACGGCATCATGGTGTAGTAGTAAATCAAGTGAAGCATCCTTTCCTCATCGCATAGTTTATTTAATGCACGAAATCACCCTAATTTTCTGGAATGAAACAATTTTTCCATCGTTTTGACGACGGCGTCGCTGTCCTGGCTGCCGATGATGTGCGGCGCGACTTGTTTCAGGTAGTCCGCCGCATTTGCAACCGCATAGCCGTAGTCCGCAGCTGCAATCATCGCGGCATCGCTTTCATCGTCGCCGAAAGCGGCGACCTTTTCCAGAGCGTACCGTTTTTTTAGTTCAAGGACGGCATTTTCTTTAGAGGCATCCACGCTGTAAATTTCCAGAAAATAAAATCCTTCGTTGTATTGGTCCGCGTAATAGGTCGCGTTAATCTGATCCGAGCAGCTCAGATTCAGAATATCTTTATACAGCTTTTGAATCATATCCAGTCTGTCAACCGCCATGATATACACAACGTCACGGTCTTTAGGCAGCGGGTTGTAAATATAGTTTTTCAGGGGATGCAGTTTGTGAGTATGGTAAAATTTTTCTTCCGCCGCATTTGTAAAATCGCCGTAATAAATATGCAGAATATCGTTGATGATCGTATGCACAAAGCAGTTCAGTCCATATTTTTCAAATACCCCAAGCACTTCTTTTGCCGTGGAGTAAGGAATGTTTTTACTGTACAGGTAGGTCTTTCCCTTCATATCATACAGCGCTGCGCCGTTCATCGTTATAATCGGAAGCGGAAAAGGAATTCCTTTCAGAATCGGTTCGATGGAGGAGGAGGAACGAGCGCTTGCCACAGTGATCATTGCGCCTCTCTGCAAAAGCTGATTCAGCTTTATTTTGGTGTAATTGCTGATATTGCCGCCGGAGTCCGTCAATGTGCCGTCAAGATCGCTCACAAATAAAAGCTGTTCGTTTTTGCCCCGGGGCAGATGAAACGCGTTAACGCCGAGCGATACAAAAATACCGATCAGTGTATCAAGAATTCTGTTCATCGCGAAAAAATAAGGATTGGCGTCCAATCCGTGCGAAATGGTTATGCTCATAAAAACGACGCAGGTAATATACGACGCGGATGTTTTTTTCGCCAGCACGGTAATGTAAATCAGCGGAATTATTGCGGCGGAAATCAGCAGATATTTTAAGATTGGTGCTTCCGAAGGAATAAAACGTTTTTCAACCATCATAATCAGCATGCCGGAAATGCCCCCGATAAAAGTGCCGATGATGCGGTTGAACGCAACCTTTCGGCTGTTGGAGACATACGGCTGCATGCACAGGACAGCCGCTATAGCGGAATAAAACGGGATTCCGTCGCCCCGTATTAAATAAATGACAAAGCATAGGAAGACAGCAACAGAGGATTTAATAGTCCGCATTCCAATTTTAGGCATTTGCAAAACTCCTAAGTAATGTTTATTTTTATTAGTTTACCACAACACAGCAAATTTGCAACAAAAGAGCATTAATGTCATACATACCATCGAAAAGCGTGAGGGGCGTTTTATAAGGTTATTCGTGAAAAGCAGGCTGGTGATCATTGATTTTTATCTTGCCTGATCTATAGAAATATGATATAATGACCTCAATAAAAATTAAATTATAACAAATTCTCGCAGTATGATATTGTGTTTTTGGAGAATTGTTATAATATAAACCGCGATAAAAGCTAATGGCTTCTTTGAAGTTGGGAGATTATCAGCTTTTTCAACGGCAATATTTGCGTTTTAAAAGCGAACGTTCTCTGCGTTTATTAGTGCAGGGAGGGCTGGCTTTTTTATTTTATAATTTATTACGGGAGGTATCATGAAAAATATCTTATCCATCGGAATTGGCGGCGCAATGGGAACTATGGCAAGGTTTGCCGTTCATCAAATTGCTCTTTCGTCCGGATTAGGCGATCGTGCGTTCTTTGCCATGCTTATCAATATCAGCGGCAGTTTTTTGCTTGGTCTGGCCCTTGCTTATTTTGCGGAACGGGTTACTAAGCCGGAAATTAAGCTGGGGATCACCACCGGATTTTTAGGCGGATATACTTCGTTTTCCACACTCTGTAAAGAATCTATCGGGTTTTATCTATCGGATGATCTGGTATCTTTCTCTGTTTATGTTGCCGTTTCAGTGTGTTTGGGTTTAAGTGCCGCGTGGGCGGGAATGCAGGCTGCGAAGCGCCTCATGCGCCGGGAGGACGCCGAATGAACTGGATTTTGCTGTGCATTGGCGGCGCATGCGGCGCCATGGCTCGCTATAAAATCGGAGAAATTCTTTTGAAACATTCAAAAGATGGGTTTCCGTTGAGCGCGCTGCTTATTAATATAAGCGGAGCTTTGCTGTTCGGCATTATTTGCGGACTGGGTTTTAGCGGCAATCCGTATCTGCTTTTCGGCGACGGCTTTTGCGGCGCCTTCACAACATTCTCCACATTCTCAGTAGAGAGTGTGAAATTGATAAAAAGCGGTGAAATCAGAAAATCAGTCCTTTTTATCGGACTGTCGATTACATTTGGTTTAATCTTATTTCTTGGAGGGCACATGGCGGGGAAATTATTTACGGATGCTTAAGCATCCGTAAATAATTTCACCCCGCTGCAATATGAATAGGTTATTGCTACAATAATAAAATGTTTCGGTTATGTTTAACATATTGACAAAAGATAAAAAAGTGCTTATACTATAATTATACCCCACAGGGGTGTAGTGAGGTGAGCAGATGAATAGAAAATTTAATGTAACGGGCATGACTTGTTCAGCATGCTCAGCGAATGTAGAAAAAAGCGTTAAAAAACTGAATGGAGTGCATTCCGTGAATGTCAATCTGTTGTCAAACAATATGACAGTGGACTATGACGAGGCGGTGACGAACGATGCCGAAGTGATCAGGGCGGTTGACAACGCAGGGTACGGCGCTTCCGTATTCTCTCGTAAAGCAACTACAAACGCAAAGAATCAACCGGCTGAAAACCCGGTTAAAATTGAATTAAAGTCGATGAAGACACGCTTGATTGTTTCTTTTGCGTTTTTAATTCCGCTTCTGTATCTTTCCATGCACCACATGCTCAGTGAATGGATTGGCCTTCCGGTACCGGACTTTATCAAGACGGCATTCCATGGGGCAGAAAACGGTGTAGTGTTTGCATTCGCGCAGTTTTTACTGCTTCTGCCGATCGCTTACGTCAACCGAAAGTACTTTCAGGTGGGCTTTAAAACCCTTGCGAAAAGATCGCCCAACATGGACTCGCTGATCGCAATTGGCTCGACGGCCGCGATTGTTTATGGTGTATTTGCCATTTTCAGGATTGGTTACAGTTTGGGACACGGCGATATGGAGACAGCGGATCATTTTTTGATGGATCTTTATTTTGAATCGGCAGGAACTATTTTGACGCTGATTACGCTTGGAAAGTATCTTGAAACAAGATCAAAAGGGAAAACGTCGGAAGCGATAACCAAACTGATGGATCTGGCACCGAAAACCGCCGTTGTCATTCGGGATGAAGTTGAAGTTGAAATTCCGGTGGAAGAAGTAGTGATCGGTGATATTCTGCCGGTGCGCCCCGGTCAAAGCATTCCGGTGGACGGAACCATTGTTGAGGGAAGTTCCTCTGTTGATCAGTCCGCGCTGACCGGTGAAAGCATTCCGGTTGAAAAGCATGTTGGGGACAAGGTAATTGCCGCAACCATCAACAAAACAGGATTTTTTAAATTTGAGGCTCAAAAGGTCGGAGACGACACGACGCTCGCAAAAATCATCGAGCTGGTGGAGGATGCGAGTTCCTCAAAAGCACCGATTGCAAAGCTTGCGGATAAAATCAGCGGAATATTTGTTCCAGTGGTCATCTGCATTGCGATTATTTCCGCAGTTGCGTGGCTGCTTGCCGGACAGTCGTTTGAATTTGCGCTTTCCATCGGTATTGCTGTGCTGGTTATTTCCTGTCCATGTGCGCTGGGGCTTGCTACTCCCGTTGCCATTATGGTCGGTACGGGAAAGGGCGCCTCAAACGGTATTCTGATTAAATCAGCGGAATCACTGGAAATCGCACATACCATCAATACTGTGGTTCTTGATAAAACCGGCACCATCACCGAAGGAAAACCGAAGGTGACGGATATTATTGTTACAAAACTGATTACTGAAGAAAAACTGCTTGAAATCGCAGCTTCCATTGAAAAACCTTCGGAACATCCGCTTGCGGACGCAATTGTGGACAAAGCGGAACAATCAGGCATAGAATTAAAAGCCATAGAAAAATTTGATTCCTTTTCAGGGCAGGGTGTTGCCGCAGTTTTGGAAGGAGAGCAATACTTTGCAGGAAATCTTGCGATGATGAACAGCAGGCAGATTGATGTATCCTCCCTTCAGAGTACCTGTGATGCACTCGCCGAAGACGGGAAAACGCCGCTGTATTTTGCGCAGGGACAAAACCTGCTGGGTGTGATTGCAGTGGCGGATGTCGTGAAACCTACGAGTTTTGAAGCCATTGAACAATTTAAAGCAATGGGTATTGACGTGGTCATGCTAACGGGCGATAATAAAAGAACAGCCGAAGCGATTCGCCGTCAGCTTCATATTGACAGAGTGGTGGCGGATGTAATGCCGCAGGATAAGGAAAGTGAAATCCGAAGGATTCAGGAAAGCGGCAAAAAGGTCGCTATGGTTGGTGACGGCATCAACGACGCTCCCGCGCTTGCGAGAGCGGATGTAGGTATTGCCATTGGAGCGGGAACGGATATTGCCATTGAATCGGCGGATATTGTGCTGATGAAAAGCGATCTGCTGGATGCTGTCACCGCAGTACAGTTGAGCAAGGCCGTTATCCGCAACATTAAGGAAAATTTGTTTTGGGCATTCTTTTACAACAGCATTGGTATTCCGCTCGCGGCCGGCGTGTTCTTTTCACTGCTCCGCTGGAAGCTGAACCCGATGTTCGGTGCGGCGGCTATGAGCCTAAGCTCCGTATGCGTGGTTTCCAATGCTTTGAGGCTGAAACTGTTTAAGCCGCACAGATTATCCGTAAATCGCAAACAAAGTAGAATTGAAATTGAAACTCAAACAGAAACAGAAACAGAAGGAGATCAATCTGAAATGAAAAAAATCATTACAATCAAAGGTATGAGCTGTGAGCACTGTCAGGCAAGAGTGGAAAAGGCGCTGAATGCCATAGAAGGCGTTGAAGCAAAGGTCGATCTGAAAAAAAATAACGCTACAGTCTCTTTGAAAACAGAGGTTTCCGACGAAGTCCTGAAAAATGCTGTGAATGAGGCCGGGTACGAAGCGGTTTCAGTCGAAGAAAAAAAGAGTCTGTTCGGTAAATAATTCTACCATGGAGGACTGAGATGAAAGCAGATAAAGAAAAAATAACCCGGCTGCTGAAAACCGCGCGGGGCCAGCTTGACGGACTTTTAAAGATGGTGGAAGAGGACCGTTACTGCATTGATATTTCCAATCAGCTGATGGCCACACAGGCAATCCTCAAAAAAGCTAATATTGAAATTATTCATGCGCATCTTGGCAGCTGTGTGAAAGAGGCATTTGAAGAGGGCAATGCGGAGGAAAAAATCGATGAAATACTGGCTGTGATGGATAAGCTTTCGAAATAACGGTCCTTCGGGAGTTGACCGCATATAAAAATAAAAAAAGCCTTCATGAAAATGAGGGCTTTTCTTTATATTGTAATAAAATTTGAAAAAAGAAGAATCATAGATGATTATGGATAATATTGACAAATTATGAGATTTGAAATATAATCACTGTGTGTAAAAGCAACATGGAGAGTTTAAGTAAAGAAGTAAAATTTTATCAGTTTTGAACTGAATTTTTTAATTGCTGAGGCGGTAGAAAAATGAATTTTACATCTAAGAAGTCTGTCCTAATTTCTGCAATCGCAATCCTTCTTCTTCAGCTAGCCGGGTTTCTGTTCAATTTCCACGGGCTGACCGGTTTTCTCTATTTTGCAATCGGGAGCATTCTGATTCTGTTTGCTGCCGATGCCCTGTTTGGAAAGTCTGACGGCAGTTCACAGCCCGCCGCTCAAAAATCATTTGGGAAGGAAGAACTGGGCGAGCAGCTGTTTCAAGTTGCGGAAACCATGGGATTTGACTCCCAGCAACTGATTTGGCTTTCAAAAGACAATATGAAAACTTTTGAAAAACTTGCGAAAATTTCTTATGAGATTGAGAAGTTCAGCGAACAGAATGCAGCCAGTTCGGAAGAAATTAATGCCAGCATTAATGAACTTGCCGGAGCGTGCAACAATTTGAATTCCGGCGTCATAAAAATTGAAGATCATTCAAAAACCTCAATAGAGATGCTGGATAAAAATGAGCAGACCATCAGAAGCATCGGCAGCTTTATCCTTGATCTTACGTCGGTTATTAAAGTTGCCTCCGACAGTAATATCGAGCTTCAGCAGTCCTCCAACAAGATTAATGAAATTGTCGATTATATCAGAAAAATTTCAAGCCAGACCAATCTTCTGGCTTTAAATGCCGCAATAGAAGCCGCGAGGGCGGGGGAAGCCGGCAGGGGCTTTTCTGTTGTCGCCGGCGAAATCAGAAGACTTGCCGTACAGACGGATGATGCGATTTCCGTCATTGAAGGCGTGGTAAAAAATATTGTCGATAAGATACAAACGTCCAACACGGCTATGACCGAAATCGGCGATAAAATGAAAAATGTTGACGGCATTGTAAGCGAGTCTTCACAGATTATTCAGGAAATCAGCTCCATTCTGAAGGATGTTCAGAATGCCATATCGGGATTGACCGATGAATCGCTTACGCAAAAAAATACGGCGGCAGAAATTGAAAAGGCTGTAGAAAATGTCGCAACAGCGGTACAGAAAACCCATGATGTCTCTTGCTCTGCCATACAAATGGTGGATGTGCAGCAAAAGAAAAATGAAACGATTCTTTCCTTCTGCAACAAAATCGGTGAGACGGCCGAAATGCTGCAAAAAGACGCAATGTATTTTAAAAAGGACGATGAAATTATATTTGGCGTGAATCCTTTTGTCGAGCCTGACCGCATCAGAAAGACCTATGTGCCGATTCTGGAGCGTGTATGCTCCAGCGTTGGGCTGAAATGCCGCACCCTGATTGTTAGGAGTTATGATGCGCTGAGTGAAAGTGTAGATAAGGGAATTATTGATATCGGATGGTTTTCACCGTTTGCGTATGTCAGCGCGCATGAAATATGCGGAGCGAATGTTCTGGTAACGCCGAAGGTTCAGGGACGCTGTTCTTATAATGGATATATTGTTGCCCGCAAGGACGGCAGAGTCCATTCCATCAATGACTTAAAAGGTAAATCATTTGCATATGTTGATGAGAAAAGCGCGTCAGGCTATTTGTATGCCCGGGACATGATGAAACAGAATCATATGGATCCCGACTCCATGTTTGAAAAGGTTGTGTTTTTAGGCAACCATAACAATGTAGTCAACGCTGTCCTTGCGGGAGAGGTGGACGCGGGCGCAACTTATGACGAGGTTTACAATCAGGCGCGCACCGACGGACTTTTTACAGATCAGCTGATTATTGTTGCCCGTACGGAAGAAATACCGAAGGATGCGCTGGCTGCCAGAAAAGATATGTCTGCGGCGCTCATGGAAAAACTGAGCGCGGCCTTTGTGGAGTTCAATGATTACAAGGGAATTGATACAACTGTTCAAGGTTTTGTTAAAAATGAAGATAAGGCGTACGATATTATCAGACGGCTTAATCATTAAATTTTTCAATATAATAAATTTCCAATATTTTCAATAGTTTACATAATTTTCAGTATTGTCTTCTTTGTCGGTTGGTGTTACGATAAGTGCAAGAAAGTTACAAACATGTAACCTTTCAAAATCGAGAAGCATGAAAAGGAGATCATACATGAAAACGAAAATACTTGCATTAATCGCTTGTGTGCTTATGTCAGGTACGGCCGGTGCAATAGTGAACAGCGGCAATACAGCGGCCACACCGGATGAAAGCACCACTACAAGTACCGTTTCTGTCGATTCTCAGACAGCATCCACTCAAGCAGAAGCCGGTACCGTTCAAGTAACCAGCGCAGCACCGGCGGCAAACACACAGGAAATAAGCAGCAATACTGTTGCCGATATTGTTAAGTCCAACACTTCCAGCGTTTGTCCGAAAACTTCAGCTTCCAATGGAACAGTTGCAGGAACAAACACTACGAACTGCAAAGTTGGCAGCAATTGCAGCAGCAGCCCGATTTGCAGCGACGGCAACGGCTGCACAAACAAATCCAATTGTACGGCGGGCACAAGCTGCACAGTCAAATCGAATTGTCTGACTTCCGTGAATTCCGCAAACGGAACCAAGTACCAAATTACGATTGGCGGCAAAACATATTCCTGCCCCAATACAAGCTCAAGCTCTAATACAGCTTCCAAACCAACTTCAAGTTCAAGCTCTCAGGGTAGTACCTCAAGTACGCCTGCTTCCACAGGCGGCAGCTATTCGTCTTTCCAGGATCAGGTTGTCCAGCTTGTCAATCAGGAAAGAGCCGCGAATGGATTGAAAGCGCTTACGGTTAATTCGTCTCTGACGAAAACTGCAACCTTAAAGTCGGAGGATATGGCCAAACTGAACTATTTTGATCATCAGTCCCCCACAT of the uncultured Caproiciproducens sp. genome contains:
- a CDS encoding AEC family transporter, producing MLSSFFTIFQKAIILFIMISVGYFCGKTGMITKRGSRQINAILLNVVTPCLIVSSLQSMIGKIGIHNLMSASFWSMIAIGLSVLVSMLFFRKNPDHQKKILRFAAGYSNSGFMGIPLVEAVFGSTGVAYAAMYNVVFNFFIWTHGIMSISNKKTFEYKKIICNPGIMGLLIAFPLFAFSFKLPDIVAFPIDYFASMNTPLAMIVVGNYISGIKLRELFIDRDLYKLSVIRLILIPCLTLAVMLPFHIEKTIASATLLLCSAPTAAITAMFAVQFGGDAKLAAKSVALTTLLSVATMPFFCALAKQLF
- a CDS encoding HAD-IIB family hydrolase codes for the protein MPKIGMRTIKSSVAVFLCFVIYLIRGDGIPFYSAIAAVLCMQPYVSNSRKVAFNRIIGTFIGGISGMLIMMVEKRFIPSEAPILKYLLISAAIIPLIYITVLAKKTSASYITCVVFMSITISHGLDANPYFFAMNRILDTLIGIFVSLGVNAFHLPRGKNEQLLFVSDLDGTLTDSGGNISNYTKIKLNQLLQRGAMITVASARSSSSIEPILKGIPFPLPIITMNGAALYDMKGKTYLYSKNIPYSTAKEVLGVFEKYGLNCFVHTIINDILHIYYGDFTNAAEEKFYHTHKLHPLKNYIYNPLPKDRDVVYIMAVDRLDMIQKLYKDILNLSCSDQINATYYADQYNEGFYFLEIYSVDASKENAVLELKKRYALEKVAAFGDDESDAAMIAAADYGYAVANAADYLKQVAPHIIGSQDSDAVVKTMEKLFHSRKLG
- a CDS encoding CrcB family protein, whose amino-acid sequence is MKNILSIGIGGAMGTMARFAVHQIALSSGLGDRAFFAMLINISGSFLLGLALAYFAERVTKPEIKLGITTGFLGGYTSFSTLCKESIGFYLSDDLVSFSVYVAVSVCLGLSAAWAGMQAAKRLMRREDAE
- a CDS encoding CrcB family protein → MNWILLCIGGACGAMARYKIGEILLKHSKDGFPLSALLINISGALLFGIICGLGFSGNPYLLFGDGFCGAFTTFSTFSVESVKLIKSGEIRKSVLFIGLSITFGLILFLGGHMAGKLFTDA
- a CDS encoding heavy metal translocating P-type ATPase, which produces MNRKFNVTGMTCSACSANVEKSVKKLNGVHSVNVNLLSNNMTVDYDEAVTNDAEVIRAVDNAGYGASVFSRKATTNAKNQPAENPVKIELKSMKTRLIVSFAFLIPLLYLSMHHMLSEWIGLPVPDFIKTAFHGAENGVVFAFAQFLLLLPIAYVNRKYFQVGFKTLAKRSPNMDSLIAIGSTAAIVYGVFAIFRIGYSLGHGDMETADHFLMDLYFESAGTILTLITLGKYLETRSKGKTSEAITKLMDLAPKTAVVIRDEVEVEIPVEEVVIGDILPVRPGQSIPVDGTIVEGSSSVDQSALTGESIPVEKHVGDKVIAATINKTGFFKFEAQKVGDDTTLAKIIELVEDASSSKAPIAKLADKISGIFVPVVICIAIISAVAWLLAGQSFEFALSIGIAVLVISCPCALGLATPVAIMVGTGKGASNGILIKSAESLEIAHTINTVVLDKTGTITEGKPKVTDIIVTKLITEEKLLEIAASIEKPSEHPLADAIVDKAEQSGIELKAIEKFDSFSGQGVAAVLEGEQYFAGNLAMMNSRQIDVSSLQSTCDALAEDGKTPLYFAQGQNLLGVIAVADVVKPTSFEAIEQFKAMGIDVVMLTGDNKRTAEAIRRQLHIDRVVADVMPQDKESEIRRIQESGKKVAMVGDGINDAPALARADVGIAIGAGTDIAIESADIVLMKSDLLDAVTAVQLSKAVIRNIKENLFWAFFYNSIGIPLAAGVFFSLLRWKLNPMFGAAAMSLSSVCVVSNALRLKLFKPHRLSVNRKQSRIEIETQTETETEGDQSEMKKIITIKGMSCEHCQARVEKALNAIEGVEAKVDLKKNNATVSLKTEVSDEVLKNAVNEAGYEAVSVEEKKSLFGK
- a CDS encoding metal-sensing transcriptional repressor is translated as MKADKEKITRLLKTARGQLDGLLKMVEEDRYCIDISNQLMATQAILKKANIEIIHAHLGSCVKEAFEEGNAEEKIDEILAVMDKLSK
- the phnD gene encoding phosphate/phosphite/phosphonate ABC transporter substrate-binding protein → MNFTSKKSVLISAIAILLLQLAGFLFNFHGLTGFLYFAIGSILILFAADALFGKSDGSSQPAAQKSFGKEELGEQLFQVAETMGFDSQQLIWLSKDNMKTFEKLAKISYEIEKFSEQNAASSEEINASINELAGACNNLNSGVIKIEDHSKTSIEMLDKNEQTIRSIGSFILDLTSVIKVASDSNIELQQSSNKINEIVDYIRKISSQTNLLALNAAIEAARAGEAGRGFSVVAGEIRRLAVQTDDAISVIEGVVKNIVDKIQTSNTAMTEIGDKMKNVDGIVSESSQIIQEISSILKDVQNAISGLTDESLTQKNTAAEIEKAVENVATAVQKTHDVSCSAIQMVDVQQKKNETILSFCNKIGETAEMLQKDAMYFKKDDEIIFGVNPFVEPDRIRKTYVPILERVCSSVGLKCRTLIVRSYDALSESVDKGIIDIGWFSPFAYVSAHEICGANVLVTPKVQGRCSYNGYIVARKDGRVHSINDLKGKSFAYVDEKSASGYLYARDMMKQNHMDPDSMFEKVVFLGNHNNVVNAVLAGEVDAGATYDEVYNQARTDGLFTDQLIIVARTEEIPKDALAARKDMSAALMEKLSAAFVEFNDYKGIDTTVQGFVKNEDKAYDIIRRLNH
- a CDS encoding CAP domain-containing protein; the encoded protein is MKTKILALIACVLMSGTAGAIVNSGNTAATPDESTTTSTVSVDSQTASTQAEAGTVQVTSAAPAANTQEISSNTVADIVKSNTSSVCPKTSASNGTVAGTNTTNCKVGSNCSSSPICSDGNGCTNKSNCTAGTSCTVKSNCLTSVNSANGTKYQITIGGKTYSCPNTSSSSNTASKPTSSSSSQGSTSSTPASTGGSYSSFQDQVVQLVNQERAANGLKALTVNSSLTKTATLKSEDMAKLNYFDHQSPTYGSPFDMMKQYGISYRSAGENIAMGQTTPQQVMQGWMNSSGHRANILNSSFTQIGVGIAKNAQGQYIWTQQFIG